The window TTCCGCTGCTGCCTCCCGATGTCACGGGACAGGACCGTGGCAACAGCGGAATCTTCATCCAGGACCGCTACGAACTCCAGATCCTCGACTCCTACGGTGACACCTCCTTGGACACCAACGAGGCCGGAGCCATCTATCTGAAGAAGGCGCCCGACGTGAACGCGGCCAGGGCGCCCGAGACCTGGCAGACGTACGACATCGTCTTCCGCGCCGCCCGCTACGACGACAGCGGGCGCAAGACCGCCGACGCGCGGCTGACCGTGGTGTGGAACGGCGAGAAGGTGCATGACGACATCGCCCTCGACGGCCCCACTGCCTCGGGCAGGGCCGAGACACCGGCAGCGGGAGCGATCCGTCTGCAGGACCACGGGAACAAGGTCCGGTTCCGCAACATCAGACTGGAGCCGCTGACCTGATCCGAAGCCGGGCCCGGTTCCTGACCGGGCCCGGCTTCGAGGCCGTCCGGGACGTAGTCCCCGCCACGCTCAATCCACAACTGCCCGGCATGGTCCAGATCAGCAAGCCGTCCGACGCCGGCCGCCAAACGAGCCGCCCAGTCCACGTTCTCGGTGCTGGAGCGGCGCCGGGAGATCGGGCTGCGCCGGCGCTGGCTGCGAGCCGGGGCCGGATCCGCGGCCAGTTCCTGACGGAGTCGGTCGTCCTGTGCACGCTGGGCGGACTGGCGGGCACGGTCATGGGCGTCCTGGCCACGGTCGGCTACGCGTCCTGGCACGACTGGCCTCCGGTCGTCCCCGCGGCGGCTGTGCTGAGCGGGGTGGGAGGTGCCGTGATGATCGGGGTGGTGGCCGACGTCCACCCCTCGGTCCGAGCGGCCCGGCTCACACCGACAGAGGCACTGGACACCGTCTGGCGGCTCGTCAGGTCCGGACAGACATCTGTATGGCGGAGGCGAGCAGCGCCAGTTTGTCGGCGCTGTCAGTACCGGGGTCCGGGTGGTGGACGACGAGCATCTGGCCCGCCGCGCCACCGATGCCCAGTCTCTCCCGGTTGAGCTGCAGACCACCGACCTGGGGGTGGTCGATGTGCTTGGGTGCGCCTTCGCACGCCTCTACGTCGTGGCGTGCCCAGAGCCGGCTGAAGCGGGGGCTGGCGAGAGAGAGTTCGCCGACGAGCTCGATGAATCGGGGGTCGTCCGTGTCGGTGCCGACGGACTCGCGGAAACCGGCGACCATGCCCGCGGTGGCGTTCTCCCAGTCCGGATAGAGGGCCTGCTCGGCGGGGTCGAGGAACACGTCCCGCAGCCGGTTGGCTCCCGCCACCAGACGCGGGGACAGGGCTGTCGCCAAGGCGTTGGCGGCGAGTACGTCGAAGTAGCGGCCCTCGACCGTGGCGGGCAACGGGAGCATGGCGACGAGTTTGGCGATGCCCGGAGGAACGGTTTCCTTCCGGCGTCGGCGTTGGCGCCGTCGTGGTTTGTCGGCGCCGAGGCGTAGCAGGTATGCCGTCGCGTCGTCGTCGAGCCGCAACACGCGGGCGAGCGACTCGAGGACCTGCACGGAGGGGTTGCGGTCGCGGCCCTGTTCCAGGCGCAGGTAGTAGTCGGCGCTGATACCGGCGAGCATCGCGACCTCTTCCCGGCGCAGACCCGGTACGCGCCGAACCCCCATGACGGGGATACCGACCTGTTCGGGAGTGACGAGCTCACGGCGGGCGCGCACGTAGTCGCCCAGCAGGTTCGGTCCGACGGTCATCTCTCCACTGTAATTCGCGCGGTTGCGCGCGTGCCTGGTCCTGTCACCCCCAGGATCGCGGGGGCCCTGGCTCGGTCGGAGCGAGGACTACAGCGTGGTCGGCGGCCCACATCATCGCCCGCTTCTCCCCAGCGCGGGCAATCACAGCTAGGAGCGCGAACATGTCGACGTATCTGCTGGTACACGGCGCCTGGCACAGCGGAGAGTGCTGGCAGCGGGTGGTCCCGTCGCTGGCGTCGGCCGGGCATCGGGTGCTCACGCCGTCGCTGACAGGTTACGGCGACAAGGCGCATCTCCTCAGTCCCGAGGTGGGACTCGACACCCATGTCGACGACATCGTC is drawn from Streptomyces liliifuscus and contains these coding sequences:
- a CDS encoding helix-turn-helix domain-containing protein, which gives rise to MTVGPNLLGDYVRARRELVTPEQVGIPVMGVRRVPGLRREEVAMLAGISADYYLRLEQGRDRNPSVQVLESLARVLRLDDDATAYLLRLGADKPRRRQRRRRKETVPPGIAKLVAMLPLPATVEGRYFDVLAANALATALSPRLVAGANRLRDVFLDPAEQALYPDWENATAGMVAGFRESVGTDTDDPRFIELVGELSLASPRFSRLWARHDVEACEGAPKHIDHPQVGGLQLNRERLGIGGAAGQMLVVHHPDPGTDSADKLALLASAIQMSVRT